The Chitinibacter bivalviorum genomic interval ACAAAATCGCTATTTTTCAGAAGGGGCAATCATATCCTTAAATGGCCTTGCGTGGGGCGGAACTAACATGACGAGGCGCAATAATTTCATCTTTGCTGCAGTTATTTCGAGGTAAATAATCCAGATTCATGCCCATGATTGTGCATTTTCGGTGCCGCTGGCGATTTTGGGTAAAATAGCCCGAGTATCGAATGCCGCCTGAAGGACTTGCATGTCTGAATCCCCATTTCTAAATCAATTAGCCACCGAATTAAGCGAGCGCGAGAGTAAAAGCCTGTATCGCCGCCGCCGCGTCCTCGATTCGCCACAAGGCGCGCGGGTGATGTGCAATGGCTGTGAAGTGCTTAATTTTTGTAGCAATGATTATTTGGGGTTGGCCAATCACCCAAGCGTTGTCGCTGCCGCGCAGCAAGGTGCGGCGGAGTGGGGCGTGGGCAGCGGTGCGGCGCATTTGGTCGCGGGGCATTTCACGCCGCAGCATACGTTGGAAGAGCGCTTTGCTGCGTTTAGCGGCAAACCCGCGGCGATTTTGCTTTCAACCGGATTTATGGCCAATCTGGCCGTCATCCCCGCCTTGCTCGGGCGCGGGGATGCAGTGTTTGCCGATAAGCTCAATCACGCTTCGCTCAATGACGCTTGCCAGCTGGCGCGCGCCGATTTCAAACGCTTTGCGCACAACGACGTCGCGCAGCTCGAACGTCTGCTGGCGCAATCGGATGCAAAACGAAAGCTGATCGCGGTCGATGCCGTATTTAGCATGGACGGCGATATCGCGCCGCTGGCGCAATATCTGGCGCTGGCAGAGCAATACGATGCGCTGCTGTATATCGACGACGCGCACGGCTTTGGCGTGCTCGGCGAAGGGCGCGGTACGCTGGCTGAATTAGGACTTGATTCGCCACGGATCATTTATATGGCCACCTTGGGCAAGGCGGCAGGCGTTGCAGGGGCGTATATCGCTGCAGAGCAAGTGGTCATTGATTATCTGATCAATACCGCCCGCTCGTATATCTATACCACCGCAGCGCCGCCGCTGCTGGCCTGCGCGCTGCACGCTAGCCTCGATGTGATCGAGCACGATAAGGCACGCCGCGAGCGCCTGCTCTCGCACATTCGTTATTTCAAACAATTTTTTGCGACCGAGCTTGTCGATGCTCCGTGTGAATTGCTGCCTTCGGATACCGCCATTCAACCACTCATTGTCAAAGATAACGCCACCGCAGTGGCGCTGTCGCAAGCCTTGCTCGATGCCGGTCTGCTCGTCGCCGCGATCCGCCCGCCAACCGTTGCCACGCCCCGCTTGCGCGTGACTTTATCGGCGGCGCATAGCGATGACGACGTGAAATTACTCTGCCGTGAAATCAAACGCGTTTTAATGGCCGCCGAGCAAGGGTGAAAGCAATGCCGAGCTTGAATCTCATCGGTGCTGGTCGCCTTGGCAATAGTTTGGCTTACCTTGCGCATGCCAGCGGGCAGTATCAAATTGCAGGTATTTATTCGCGTAGCGAGGCGAGCAGCATTGCCGCGCGTGAATTTATTGGCGCAGGGAATGTATTTGAAAATTTGGCGCAACTGCCGCCGGCGGATTTGTGGCTGCTTGCCGTGCCCGATGGCGCGATTGCTACTGTCGCCAGCCAATTGGCGCAGGCTGGGGTGGTGAATGCTGGCGCTATCGTGTTTCACGCCAGCGGCGCTTTGGCGGCCGATCAGCTTGCGGCCTTATCCCCGCTTGGTGCGCAGTGTGCCAGCCTGCACCCGGCGTTTTCTTTTGCCGACCCCGCCCGCGCTGTCGCGACTTTTGCTGGGACTTTATGTGCACTCGAAGG includes:
- the bioF gene encoding 8-amino-7-oxononanoate synthase — protein: MSESPFLNQLATELSERESKSLYRRRRVLDSPQGARVMCNGCEVLNFCSNDYLGLANHPSVVAAAQQGAAEWGVGSGAAHLVAGHFTPQHTLEERFAAFSGKPAAILLSTGFMANLAVIPALLGRGDAVFADKLNHASLNDACQLARADFKRFAHNDVAQLERLLAQSDAKRKLIAVDAVFSMDGDIAPLAQYLALAEQYDALLYIDDAHGFGVLGEGRGTLAELGLDSPRIIYMATLGKAAGVAGAYIAAEQVVIDYLINTARSYIYTTAAPPLLACALHASLDVIEHDKARRERLLSHIRYFKQFFATELVDAPCELLPSDTAIQPLIVKDNATAVALSQALLDAGLLVAAIRPPTVATPRLRVTLSAAHSDDDVKLLCREIKRVLMAAEQG